The Pedobacter ginsengisoli region CCTGCCAGTGCTGATCAAACCCTTCCAGTTTATACCGATATTTTATTTTTTGAGGATTAAAGAAATTCAGAGCTGCAAACTCCAATGCAAATCCATTCTGACTATGGTTCAGCTTTAAATCTTTTGTAAAAATGATCGACTTATTTAATAACACCCTCCCGTTTACCTGATCATTTATGCCAATGCTCCTGTTAGAAATCTGCAGATCGGTAAGTACTATAACAGGTTTAGCATTATCATTTCTAATGTCAGCCGGTTTAAAAAGATTAAAGCCATTTGCCCCTCCAAACAACAATTCTCCTGATCTGGTCTTATACCCCGCATTGGCATTAAATGCATTGCCCTGTAAACCATCCTGCTCATCGTACTTACGAAAAGTGTAAGAGAATTTGTTTTTATCTATCTTTTTAACAATGATCTCGAACAAACCATTCGCGGTACTTACCCAAAGGTTTTTGTCGTTATCCTCAACCACTTTTAAGGTGGTCATTTCGGTAAGCCCATCTTTACTATCGAAATTACGGAACTGTCCGGATTCAGGATTTAACCTGCTTAATCCATCTCTTGTAGAAATCCATATAAAACCATAGCTATCCTCCATTATGCCATAAACAACGTTATTAGTCAATAACTTTTTATCACCCGGTTTGCTTTTATAATGAATAAACCTGCCATCTGTTGTCATTTCATCAACACCATCTGCACTGCCTATCCAGATACTGCCCTTGTTATCCTCTATTAAACAGGAGAGCGAATTCGAAATTATGCCATTCTTATCTCCTAATTTTTTATGGATAAAAACGCCTTTAGCTCTATCAAATTTATCCAATCCTCCACCTAAGGTTGCAACCCATAAGTTTCCCCTTCTGTCTTCAAGAATATCCCATACCCGATCGTCGGCAAGGCTGGTTACATCCTGATCATTATGTTTATAATTGGTAAACTTCGCACCATCAAAACTGCTTAATCCGCCAAAATAAGTACCCACCCATAGTTTTTTTTGATGATCTATAAACAGCGCTACAATAATATCGTTGCTCAAACTGTTTTGGTTTCCGGACTCATGCACATACCTTTTAAATTGTCCGGTTTTTCTATTAAAATAAAATAGCCCACCCCCATTAGTGCCAATCCAGATATTACCGTGTTCATCTTCTACAAAACGGTTTACGTCATCATAGGTAAGCCCGTGTGGGTTTCCATTCTGATGCTTGTAGAGTGGGAATTTTAGGATCTTTTCATGATAAAAACTAACACCTTTTTTAAAAGTACCTACCCATATTATACCAGAACGATCTTTATATAAGGTAACAATGGCATTTTGACCAATACTTTTAATGTCGTCTTCTTTATTAACAAGATACCTGACACTAAAATTTCTTTTGTCCAGCAGGTTTACGCCACCATGATCCGTACCTATCCAAATTAATCCTTTATCATCCTGAATAATACTGCTGATCAGGTTATTATTGAGCCCATTTGGCACCTTGTCTATAAATCTGATTTTTCCTGTTTTCGTTTCATAAAAATCTATCCCTCGCTGGCTGTTTAAAGTATAGACCCAAAGGTCAGATGCATTGTCTACAAACAATTTAAAGTTCTGAGAAGCTGCAGTATCGTCATGTTTAAATACAGAAATACGCTTTTGAACCTTTCCCGTAGAACTATTAAGCAGTTCAATGGTTTTATCTGTATGAATAACCCAAATATCCCCATTGGGTGCTTTATATAGTGCTGAAACCGGGGAACCAGAAAGCTCAGAACCTATCTTTGCATTTGGTTTTAAGTGAATACTTTTTTTACTAACAGTATCATATTTAAAAATGCCTTCGGCCCCGGCATTAAACCAAAAACCGTCTGCATTGTCTTTTATTACCTCTATGATCTTTTTAGCAGAGATGTTTAAAGTTTTCAGGTAAGGTTTTACATCCCTTATAAAACTTTGGGTTTCGGCATTATAGATATTGGCGCCATTCTTAGTATCCAGATAGAGTTTATTATCAGGCAGTTCAAAGATATTGGCAATAAAATCATCGCTTAATGACTTGGTGTCTCGTGGATCGTGCTTAAAAATCTTAATCTGCTGTCCATCAAAACGATTTAATCCGGAAAGGGTACCAATCCATATAAAACCTTTGCTGTCTTTAAAAACTGTATTAACTTGATTATGAGAAAGTCCATTAGATAGATTTATAGCCGAAAATTGAATCTGCCCTTGTTGAGCATAGCCAATAAACGAAATCAGAAAGAAGATTAATACAATTATGTTTTTTCTTGCAAACATTAAAGATTCATTTTATAAAATTCGTGCATGGTATTCTTTAAGGCAGAATAAAGCGTTTTAAAGATCATAAAATTCCTCAAATAAACATCTCCGTTTTTGGGGTTTGTTTTAACCATTTTTGGCTCTTTAATGGATAAATCAGCGTAATCTGTAATCAAACCAAGGGCTTTCATTGCCAACAGGGATGCCCCAACCGCCGAAGCATCTTCAGTTTGCGTAATCACAAGATCTTTTCCGGTAATATCAGCCATCATCTGCATCCAGGTTTCTGATTTTACAATACCTCCGCTGATATTGATCTGTTTGATAGCTTCAGCATTTTCCTGCATGGCATCAAGAACATCGTACATTGAATAGCAGATTCCTTCCAGCACCGCTCTGGAAAAATGGGCTTTTTCATGCTCAAGCTTTACACCAAAGAACACACCACAACTTTCACTATCCCATATCGGAGCACGATCTCCGGTCAGGTAAGGTAAAAAAAGCAAGCCCTTACTTCCTGCAGCTATGCTTGCAATTTCTCCAAAAAGCTGCTCATAGTCTGCTTCTCCAAGCTCATGCTTAATGTTATTTTTTATCCACCATTGTAAGGCAATGCCACCATTGTTTATTGGCCCACCGCAAATAAAAGTATCCTTATCCAGAATATAGCTAAATGTCATCGCCTTTTCGTTCGGCAGAGGCTTATCGCTGGCTATGCGTACTGCACCGCTTGTGCCTATGGTCATTACTGCAATGCCTGGCTTAATACCGCCACTTCCCAGATTGGCCATACAACCATCACTTGCACCTATTACCACAGGAATACCAGTATTAAGAAATTTAGTATAATCTGTTTGTACAGGTTCAGAAAGCATTTTAGGATCAATCCCTGTAATATTCAGTGAATCTTTATGCCAGCTTAGCTGAGTGATGTTAAACAAACCCGTACAAGAGGCAATAGAGTAATCTATCTTAAATTCTTTGAAAAGTTTATACCAAATGTATTCTTTTATTGAAATGAACTTGTGCGTTTGGCTAAACAAATCCGGGTTATTCTCCTTTAGCCAAATGATCTTGCATAAAGGCGACATGGCATGCAACGGTGTGCCTGTTGCTTTGTAAATAGATAAGCCAATTTCAGAATTCCTTAATCTTTTGGCAATTTCAGCACTTCTGTTATCGGCCCAGGTAATCATAGGAGCCAGCGCTTTACCATTTTCATCAACCGGCATCAGGCTGTGCATGGCACTGCTAAGGGATATTGCTTTTGGCATATTGCCAATCTCAGCAATCATCCCATCCATGCTTTTCTTAAAAGCATCCCAAATCTCTTCCGGATTCTGTTCATGATAACCGGGATGTGGCGAGGTAAAAGAATAATGATGCTGAAAAGCACCGAATGATTTGCATTTAGTATCTACAGCAACTGCTTTTACACTCCCCGTACCGATATCTATTCCTAAAACATAATCCATAATTACAATTTAACATTGCAAGATAGAAAATGAATGATAACTATTTCTTTCTGGCAAGATCCAGTGCTGCAGTTATTGTGTAATATTTTGCAATCATATTGGGTACTTCCCAGGATGGTATGTCTTTATTTTTCAGGTAACTCAAAAACTTTTCGGTTACACGGGCAAAATGTGCTTCGTGCCCTTCTTTGTATTTATCTGGAATATTAACCCACCATCCTGTTTTTGTTTTTGTAAGGGAAATGCCCGGAAACTTACCCTGCAAATTTTTAACCTGCTCATTTAGAGTCGCCTCAAAAGTAGCATCCTTTGAATTGACAGCCTCAATATACAGTTCAGGTTTAAACTTCTGCTCGGCTCCCTGTTTTATAATAAGATTAGCCTTTGTACCGCGCATAATAGAATAGTGCGTATCGCCAGTACCTTCAGGCGCTTTATAATTCCACTTTACAGAAACTTTAGCATGTACACCACGCAGTTTATAATTGATCTCTCCATTTGAATACACTTTAAGAATACTGTCGTTCACCACATCCTTTTTAAGATAATCTGGAAATACTGTAGATTTGGTGACGGTATTAAATTGACTAAGAGTCAGGTCAGTAGCCGATCTTTTAGCCGAAACCAATTGAATATCTGTTTTGTAGTCAATAGTCTGATCCGGAAAACATTCCCATTGCACCAAATCAACCAAATGTGTAGTTACATCTACAATCCCCTCCCCTTCCTGGGCCACATCCATAAACCATGCAGGTCTTACCAGGACACTTCCCGAAACATACTTATAAAAATAATGAACACTTTCTTTAGTAACCGCAGGGTTATCAGGTGTACCCTTTTCAAGCATACCGAAAACTTCGGGGATCATTGAAAATTCTCTTTGCAACATGGTGGTGATCTCATAACGTTCTGTCATAATATCATACAACAACAGCTGCTTTTCTGCTGCCGTTTTAAATGCATTTTTCAAAACTTCAAAACTAGCTCCGTCAATAGCCATTGGCTTATCAGCCAGAACGTTCAGCCCGGCTTCAACCGATCTTTTTATGTAATTTGTTTTTTTCTGGTTGTTCCCTGCCAAAACAACAACGTTGCCTTTCTTTTCGGCAATCATTTTTTCAAGATAGTCATCACCCAGATAAACCTTTTCATCCCACGTGGTTGGATCATCTGCACGTTTATTATATGCTTCAATTTTTGACAGGTGTAACTCCACGTCATTTCCCTTCGGTGCATATACATGCACCGTAGAATCAACACCTTCATACATTGATTTTTGAACCAATGCAGCATGGAAATGTCCTGGATCAAGCGTAATCAGCTTCACAGCATTATCTTCCTGTTTCTTAGGCTGGCTGCATCCTGCCAATACAATTAATGGGATCATTATTAGTTTACTTTTCATAGTTTAACTCTTTTTACCAAGAATATAGTTGGTACCATAAGGATAACGCTGTGGCCTCGACAATAATTTATTGGCTTCCACATTATCTTTAAAAACTTCTTTTTTAGGATCCCAATATAGCTTTTTTGGAGATTTCATTGCAGCATGAGCAACCAAACAAGCACTACAAGAACGATGCGCAACTTCGGCCGGGCTAATAGTTGGCTTTCCACTTTCAATACAATCCAGCCAGTTACCATGTTGCTCAGGACTTTCGTACAAATGAATCTCATTTGCCTCTATTTTCGAGGTAAGGATCGCCGGATCACTTGCATAAAATGCCTTATTCTCTTTCCCTCCTGATCCAGGGTCTGTACTTGTGACTCCTACATTTCCTCTCGAAACAAAGATCCATCCATTACTACCTTCAAACCTTACACCATTAGGATTTTTACTATTCATAACCATGTTTACTCCATTTGCATACTTTGCATGAACTTCATAATCGCCATGCACATTCCACAAACCTTCTTTAGGAAACTCTGCGTGGGCCTCAATTTCAATTGGGCCTGTATGCTCAGTATTCATTCCCCAATGGGCAATATCAATATGATGTACCCCCCAGCCGGTAATCATTCCGGCACCAAACTGCTCTAATCTTAACCACCCGCCCCTGGATTCGGGATCTGTTTGTGAATGAACACGATCCTGAGTATAATAAATATACGGTGTTGAGCCAAGCCACATATCATAATTAAAGTTTGCAGGAATTGGCATTTCTGTAGCTATTCCACCAGAAGGATCAGCGGGCAAACCAATTTGTACACTTTGAAGTTTGCCTATTCGGCCATTTCTTACCAGCTCACATGCTCTCTTAAACTGAGGCCATGGATTAACGGAACGCTGTTGACTACCTAACTGAAAGGTAACCCCCGATTTCCTCACCATATCGCTCATCATTCTACCCTCTTCAATTGTTAATGAAGTTGGTTTTTGAAGATAGATGTGTTTACCGGCAAGGGCAGCCTCAATTGCAGGCTGGGCATGCCAATGATCTGGAGTGCTTATCATAACTGCATCAATATCCTTATTGGCTAACAGATCATGATAATCATCATAAGTTTTAATATCTATATAATTAGCATTGCCGGTTTTCTTGGTATACCAACCTTCTACAAGCTGCTTTCCGCTCTTTAACCTATTGCCATCCAGATCTGCTATTGCAACAATACGGGCCTTATCATATTTAAATGTTTCAGCCAGGTCATGCGTGCGGGCAATCCGGCCGCAGCCTATCTGTCCTATATTAATTTTATTACTTGGTGCATTTTTACCAAACACAGAAGCAGGAACTATAGTTGGGAAGCCAGTCATAGCCACAGAGGTAACAACAGCACTTTTCACGGCAGTTTTCATAAAATCTCTTCTACTATATGGATGTTTTTCATTTTCGTTCATCATATGATTTAGGTTTTTTTGTTAATATTTGGTTAGTAACGCACCGGCGTATTTCTGGAATCTGCGTATGCTTTGGTATAATCTAATTTTTTAAACTGACCTGCAACATAGTTTATGCCCTGCAGGATATGCTTGATAAAAACAGGATCTTCATAGTTTTCTTTATCATGACCAAGGGCAGTAATCCAGATATTTCCCCCGTCAAACTGCTGATACCACACCGCAGGATATAACTCTGAAAATGGGACCGAATATTCTTTGATTTTCGCTGCGTCTGCAGGGTTGGATGAATCTAATGAAGTAAAGTCATGTGCCATGATCACTTTAATGCCTGGATAAAGTTCTTTAGCAAAATAGCATTCGTCTTTCCTTTCCCAAACCTTTGGCAAACCAGCAACAGAAGGATGCGAAGGATCAATTACTTTTACATTAAACTTTTGATTTCTGGCATGCCAGGCAAAGGTACCACCCAGCATTTGTTTAAACCACTGCCAGTTTCGTTCGGTACCGGTTACAGAGTGCAAACCAACAAAACCACCACCAGCCTCTATATATCTTCTAAATACTAACCGCTGCTGGTCTGTATCAAAAACATCATTATTAGTACTTGGAAAAATCAATAAGGTATACTGCTTTAAATTTGCCTCTGTAAAAACAGCCGGATCATCAGACACATCGGTGTCAAATCCATTTTCTTTACCTAATTTCTGAATACATTTTACTGCGTAAGGAATATTGTCGTGCACAAAGCCTTTCCCATTTTTGGTGTACACCAGCACTTTTACTTTTTTTAGAATAGTGGCTTTTTCTACAGCCATTGCAAATGGAATACATAATATCCATAGGGCAGAAAGCAGGATAGTGGCTTTGAATTTAAATCTTAAAATTGATACGTTCATTTGTTTGAATTAAGTGGGTTTAATTTTATTTTAATTGCGGGCGGACTGGTAAAATCACCCCATGCCGCCTCAGCACGTTCTTTGGATGTATGGCCATTATATACCAGGAACCTGTATTTAAGTGTATAGGTTTTCCCTTTTTCCAATAACCAGTCTTTATCTTTTGTTGGCGAGAAATTAGCATAAACATCTCCTCTTCCGTTCATATTTTCAGGCCAGATCCTTAATGGCTCCGGGTAATTGTAATTGGTAGGATAAGACATCATTACAGCACCTGCATAATCATCATCTATCTTTCCCTGCAAAATAACCCAGCGTGCTTTTGTACCATCTGCATCTTTTCTTGTTTTTCCCTCGGATGTCAGGGTTTCGCTATTTTCTTTACTCCACTTTTCTGTGGCACGCCAGCCCAAACCACCATAACGATACTCCTTAAGCAATACAGGCTCATCGCTAGCACAGTTCAGCTGAATGGTGATATCTGCAATATAGTAATCCTCATTTTTTTGAGGCTGAAAAATCCTTACCGATTGCAACTCGTTAAGTGCTACTTTTTCTGTTCCATCTTTTTTAAAAACAACATGATCGTGCAGTGTCTGATACTCTGCATACACAGGGCCCGCATTTACCGAAACAAAATCAACAAACCTTACAGTGCCCTTTCGGTCTTTAAGGTTCCAGAAGTCTACCGTATCACCTTCAAACACCACATGGGTCCAGGGGTTCCATAACCCATAATGATGGTAATGATCAGGAGCTTGTATCCTTGTTAATTCTTGTCCGTGAGGGGACCATAAAGGATGTATAAACCCACTTCTTTTAAAAGCCGTATCTATTCCCTTTGGAGGATACACTGTTTTGTAATTGTACCGGAGTAAAT contains the following coding sequences:
- a CDS encoding two-component regulator propeller domain-containing protein encodes the protein MFARKNIIVLIFFLISFIGYAQQGQIQFSAINLSNGLSHNQVNTVFKDSKGFIWIGTLSGLNRFDGQQIKIFKHDPRDTKSLSDDFIANIFELPDNKLYLDTKNGANIYNAETQSFIRDVKPYLKTLNISAKKIIEVIKDNADGFWFNAGAEGIFKYDTVSKKSIHLKPNAKIGSELSGSPVSALYKAPNGDIWVIHTDKTIELLNSSTGKVQKRISVFKHDDTAASQNFKLFVDNASDLWVYTLNSQRGIDFYETKTGKIRFIDKVPNGLNNNLISSIIQDDKGLIWIGTDHGGVNLLDKRNFSVRYLVNKEDDIKSIGQNAIVTLYKDRSGIIWVGTFKKGVSFYHEKILKFPLYKHQNGNPHGLTYDDVNRFVEDEHGNIWIGTNGGGLFYFNRKTGQFKRYVHESGNQNSLSNDIIVALFIDHQKKLWVGTYFGGLSSFDGAKFTNYKHNDQDVTSLADDRVWDILEDRRGNLWVATLGGGLDKFDRAKGVFIHKKLGDKNGIISNSLSCLIEDNKGSIWIGSADGVDEMTTDGRFIHYKSKPGDKKLLTNNVVYGIMEDSYGFIWISTRDGLSRLNPESGQFRNFDSKDGLTEMTTLKVVEDNDKNLWVSTANGLFEIIVKKIDKNKFSYTFRKYDEQDGLQGNAFNANAGYKTRSGELLFGGANGFNLFKPADIRNDNAKPVIVLTDLQISNRSIGINDQVNGRVLLNKSIIFTKDLKLNHSQNGFALEFAALNFFNPQKIKYRYKLEGFDQHWQELQGNNRLATYTNIDPGDYTFKVVSTDASGNWINNETSLNITIMPPFWRTTLAYIIYVLLIGGTLLFIRHRGIQRIKKEFLIEQERQQAKRMHDLDLLKIKFLTNVSHEFRTPLSLIITPLEKLIKQAQDAERPQLQMIHRNGRRLLNLVNQLLDFRRMEVHELKLHPKTGDIIAFIQELSFSFSDIADRKNISFSFQTDRKGLITFFDHDKIERILFNLLSNAFKFTPQGGKVKVSLLTTVNEQKQTELILKVSDTGIGIPEDNKARIFERFFQNDVPDSIVNQGSGIGLSITREFVRLHGGHITVDSIVNEGTEFTVSLVFPKADIETSAPEPKLDLLITAGVREDEVNDPKFVWKSKKPVLMLVEDNEDFRFYLKDNLKEYYQIAEAANGKEGWQKILSVHPDLIVSDVSMPEMNGIDLCRKIKADKRTAHLPVILLTALTTEDEQLTGLETGASDYMTKPFNFEILLSKIRNLLQQQALSKKTYQKQVEFKPLESEIESVDDKFIRQLSFHIEKHLADSAYTVDQLSADMNMSRVGLYKKVLPLTGKSPVEYIRSYRLLKSKPLLLKSQMTIAEVAYEVGFSNPKHFSKYFKQEFNMLPSAYALTKPDQEPV
- a CDS encoding gluconokinase, producing the protein MDYVLGIDIGTGSVKAVAVDTKCKSFGAFQHHYSFTSPHPGYHEQNPEEIWDAFKKSMDGMIAEIGNMPKAISLSSAMHSLMPVDENGKALAPMITWADNRSAEIAKRLRNSEIGLSIYKATGTPLHAMSPLCKIIWLKENNPDLFSQTHKFISIKEYIWYKLFKEFKIDYSIASCTGLFNITQLSWHKDSLNITGIDPKMLSEPVQTDYTKFLNTGIPVVIGASDGCMANLGSGGIKPGIAVMTIGTSGAVRIASDKPLPNEKAMTFSYILDKDTFICGGPINNGGIALQWWIKNNIKHELGEADYEQLFGEIASIAAGSKGLLFLPYLTGDRAPIWDSESCGVFFGVKLEHEKAHFSRAVLEGICYSMYDVLDAMQENAEAIKQINISGGIVKSETWMQMMADITGKDLVITQTEDASAVGASLLAMKALGLITDYADLSIKEPKMVKTNPKNGDVYLRNFMIFKTLYSALKNTMHEFYKMNL
- a CDS encoding putative oxidoreductase C-terminal domain-containing protein, whose product is MKSKLIMIPLIVLAGCSQPKKQEDNAVKLITLDPGHFHAALVQKSMYEGVDSTVHVYAPKGNDVELHLSKIEAYNKRADDPTTWDEKVYLGDDYLEKMIAEKKGNVVVLAGNNQKKTNYIKRSVEAGLNVLADKPMAIDGASFEVLKNAFKTAAEKQLLLYDIMTERYEITTMLQREFSMIPEVFGMLEKGTPDNPAVTKESVHYFYKYVSGSVLVRPAWFMDVAQEGEGIVDVTTHLVDLVQWECFPDQTIDYKTDIQLVSAKRSATDLTLSQFNTVTKSTVFPDYLKKDVVNDSILKVYSNGEINYKLRGVHAKVSVKWNYKAPEGTGDTHYSIMRGTKANLIIKQGAEQKFKPELYIEAVNSKDATFEATLNEQVKNLQGKFPGISLTKTKTGWWVNIPDKYKEGHEAHFARVTEKFLSYLKNKDIPSWEVPNMIAKYYTITAALDLARKK
- a CDS encoding Gfo/Idh/MocA family protein — translated: MMNENEKHPYSRRDFMKTAVKSAVVTSVAMTGFPTIVPASVFGKNAPSNKINIGQIGCGRIARTHDLAETFKYDKARIVAIADLDGNRLKSGKQLVEGWYTKKTGNANYIDIKTYDDYHDLLANKDIDAVMISTPDHWHAQPAIEAALAGKHIYLQKPTSLTIEEGRMMSDMVRKSGVTFQLGSQQRSVNPWPQFKRACELVRNGRIGKLQSVQIGLPADPSGGIATEMPIPANFNYDMWLGSTPYIYYTQDRVHSQTDPESRGGWLRLEQFGAGMITGWGVHHIDIAHWGMNTEHTGPIEIEAHAEFPKEGLWNVHGDYEVHAKYANGVNMVMNSKNPNGVRFEGSNGWIFVSRGNVGVTSTDPGSGGKENKAFYASDPAILTSKIEANEIHLYESPEQHGNWLDCIESGKPTISPAEVAHRSCSACLVAHAAMKSPKKLYWDPKKEVFKDNVEANKLLSRPQRYPYGTNYILGKKS
- a CDS encoding ThuA domain-containing protein; its protein translation is MNVSILRFKFKATILLSALWILCIPFAMAVEKATILKKVKVLVYTKNGKGFVHDNIPYAVKCIQKLGKENGFDTDVSDDPAVFTEANLKQYTLLIFPSTNNDVFDTDQQRLVFRRYIEAGGGFVGLHSVTGTERNWQWFKQMLGGTFAWHARNQKFNVKVIDPSHPSVAGLPKVWERKDECYFAKELYPGIKVIMAHDFTSLDSSNPADAAKIKEYSVPFSELYPAVWYQQFDGGNIWITALGHDKENYEDPVFIKHILQGINYVAGQFKKLDYTKAYADSRNTPVRY
- a CDS encoding PmoA family protein, translating into MINIEKRILVRFGCFIVFSAMLTPLHAQRIATLEVDLKKRTPEKEIHVQVDLDAITTLPDSVISLVAIQGNKKTPVAYQIENKGKRILHWLAKPAAVPVVFALEKGKPLKSADHIKAIREDGALTISNGNKNLLRYNYKTVYPPKGIDTAFKRSGFIHPLWSPHGQELTRIQAPDHYHHYGLWNPWTHVVFEGDTVDFWNLKDRKGTVRFVDFVSVNAGPVYAEYQTLHDHVVFKKDGTEKVALNELQSVRIFQPQKNEDYYIADITIQLNCASDEPVLLKEYRYGGLGWRATEKWSKENSETLTSEGKTRKDADGTKARWVILQGKIDDDYAGAVMMSYPTNYNYPEPLRIWPENMNGRGDVYANFSPTKDKDWLLEKGKTYTLKYRFLVYNGHTSKERAEAAWGDFTSPPAIKIKLNPLNSNK